A part of Limihaloglobus sulfuriphilus genomic DNA contains:
- a CDS encoding bifunctional methionine sulfoxide reductase B/A protein: MYNKLTPEEERIIIGKGTERPFSGKFYMHFEDGCYVCRRCGAKLFESGSKFKSECGWPSFDDSIPEAVKRKRDADGVRTEILCANCGGHLGHVFNGEGLTEKNTRYCVNSLSMDFEPVTGRAIFAAGCFWGVEHYFKKQDGVISTTVGYIGGNVENPTYKQVCYEDTGHAEALLVEYDPDKTGYEQLAKLFFEIHDFTQLNRQGPDIGEQYRSAVFYTDQTQKQTAQKLIDRLKSMGYDVKTSLEEAGEFYEAEDYHQDYYEKTGKQPYCHSRRIIFDQ; this comes from the coding sequence ATGTACAATAAACTAACTCCGGAAGAAGAACGAATCATAATCGGCAAAGGCACCGAAAGGCCTTTCAGCGGGAAGTTTTATATGCACTTTGAAGACGGCTGCTATGTATGCAGAAGGTGCGGGGCGAAGCTGTTTGAATCCGGCTCGAAATTCAAATCCGAGTGCGGCTGGCCCAGTTTCGACGATTCCATTCCCGAGGCGGTCAAACGCAAGAGAGACGCCGACGGGGTCAGAACCGAAATTTTATGCGCCAACTGCGGCGGACACCTGGGGCATGTGTTCAACGGAGAGGGTCTGACCGAGAAAAATACCCGTTACTGCGTTAACTCTTTGAGCATGGATTTTGAACCGGTTACCGGCAGAGCGATCTTCGCCGCGGGCTGTTTCTGGGGCGTTGAGCATTATTTCAAGAAACAGGACGGCGTTATCTCAACCACCGTCGGCTATATCGGCGGCAATGTCGAGAATCCGACCTATAAGCAGGTGTGCTATGAAGACACCGGCCATGCCGAAGCGCTGCTTGTGGAATATGACCCGGACAAGACCGGCTATGAACAGCTGGCGAAGCTGTTTTTTGAGATACACGATTTTACTCAGCTCAACCGCCAGGGGCCCGATATCGGAGAGCAGTACCGCTCGGCAGTTTTCTACACTGACCAGACACAGAAACAGACCGCTCAAAAACTGATTGACCGGCTCAAAAGCATGGGATACGATGTGAAGACCAGCTTAGAAGAGGCCGGCGAATTTTACGAAGCAGAAGATTACCACCAGGATTACTACGAGAAAACCGGTAAACAGCCGTATTGCCACAGCCGCAGAATAATATTTGATCAATAG
- a CDS encoding peptidoglycan D,D-transpeptidase FtsI family protein, with amino-acid sequence MRLNKFAIAVFVFLFAGFVGLGVRCWYVQVKNHDYYTRQAQQTQRAVVTLPAQRGVIADAQGHCVARSKLEYDIFLDTESLLNPTPEKLFRDPKIHYKDAALALSYIFDVPAHEICMLITEASSWEEGRRHVLFKRGITTEQVNQFREMQSSPGSIRIPGRGELELPPRTLYGVAMESRWKREYPASRLFCHTVGFLAYEKKNSYGLEKWYYDTLEGVDGSETFIVDTTRKPLFTVEQQPPEMGSNLILTVDMTIQKFARDALIRRVKEYKAESGVAVVMEPATGAVRGIVSYPDYDPLDITNANNTDMKNRAITDPYEPGSIFKPIFTAVSMDNGVVTPNTVIYCENGSYSGKGFGRIGEYNNKRYGNMTPKSILVNSSNIGMAKMGQMMERKCGRQKMYESLKLFGFGQITGIDLPDESAGRLWPAEGIKTADGKVVGKWTGYSVTRIPFGQEISVTAIQIARAYCILANGGRPVLPHVVHATFDINQGVVDEFNHFDNPAQIISEKTANWIVRDALRSVVTDGSGNRADLEGYEVFGKTGTANIAVGGGFDERSYVASFVGGAPASKPELIVLVSIRRPDRSLGKGYSGGVVASPVVAEILKKSLDYQRNLDKRIIDSSAQ; translated from the coding sequence ATGAGGCTTAATAAGTTCGCCATAGCAGTTTTTGTTTTTCTCTTCGCCGGCTTTGTCGGTCTGGGTGTGCGTTGCTGGTATGTCCAGGTAAAAAACCACGATTACTATACCCGGCAGGCACAGCAGACACAGAGGGCTGTCGTAACCCTGCCGGCGCAGAGGGGCGTTATAGCCGACGCTCAGGGACACTGCGTAGCCCGCAGCAAGCTCGAGTACGATATCTTTCTCGACACCGAATCCCTGCTTAACCCTACTCCTGAAAAGCTCTTCCGTGATCCTAAGATTCACTACAAGGACGCGGCACTGGCGCTGTCTTACATATTCGATGTGCCGGCCCACGAGATATGCATGTTGATTACCGAAGCGAGCAGCTGGGAAGAGGGCCGCCGGCATGTTCTGTTCAAAAGAGGCATCACCACCGAACAGGTCAACCAGTTTCGTGAGATGCAGTCTTCTCCGGGCTCTATCAGGATTCCCGGAAGAGGTGAGCTTGAACTGCCGCCGCGAACGCTTTACGGCGTGGCGATGGAGTCACGCTGGAAACGCGAGTATCCCGCTTCAAGGCTTTTCTGTCATACAGTCGGTTTTCTTGCGTATGAGAAGAAAAACAGCTACGGTCTGGAAAAGTGGTATTACGACACTCTCGAGGGCGTTGACGGCAGCGAGACGTTTATCGTCGATACAACCCGCAAGCCGCTGTTTACCGTTGAGCAGCAGCCGCCGGAGATGGGTTCCAACCTCATACTCACTGTCGATATGACGATACAGAAATTTGCCCGCGACGCTCTGATAAGGCGTGTGAAAGAATACAAAGCCGAGTCGGGCGTGGCGGTTGTGATGGAGCCTGCCACAGGAGCTGTCAGGGGTATAGTGAGCTATCCGGATTATGACCCGCTCGATATAACAAACGCCAACAATACCGATATGAAAAACCGCGCGATTACCGATCCGTATGAGCCGGGAAGTATTTTCAAGCCGATATTCACCGCTGTCAGCATGGATAACGGCGTTGTCACCCCTAACACTGTAATATACTGTGAAAACGGCAGTTACAGCGGAAAAGGCTTCGGGAGAATCGGCGAGTACAACAACAAACGCTACGGCAATATGACACCAAAATCCATACTGGTTAACTCCAGTAACATCGGCATGGCCAAGATGGGCCAGATGATGGAGCGTAAATGCGGCCGGCAGAAGATGTATGAATCGCTCAAGCTCTTCGGCTTCGGGCAGATTACAGGCATTGACCTGCCCGATGAGAGCGCCGGCAGGCTTTGGCCGGCAGAAGGTATCAAAACCGCGGACGGCAAGGTCGTTGGCAAATGGACCGGCTACAGTGTGACACGAATCCCGTTTGGGCAGGAGATATCAGTTACGGCGATCCAGATTGCCCGGGCGTACTGCATTCTGGCAAACGGCGGGCGGCCGGTACTGCCGCACGTTGTTCACGCCACATTTGACATAAACCAGGGGGTAGTCGATGAATTCAACCATTTTGACAACCCCGCGCAGATAATCTCGGAAAAAACCGCCAACTGGATTGTTCGTGATGCTCTCAGGAGCGTGGTAACCGACGGCAGCGGAAACAGGGCAGACCTGGAAGGCTACGAGGTCTTCGGGAAAACGGGTACAGCAAATATCGCTGTCGGCGGCGGTTTTGATGAGCGCAGCTATGTTGCCTCTTTCGTTGGCGGAGCTCCGGCAAGCAAACCCGAACTGATCGTGCTGGTGAGTATAAGAAGGCCCGACAGGAGCCTGGGCAAAGGCTATTCCGGCGGCGTGGTGGCCTCACCGGTGGTTGCGGAGATCTTGAAAAAATCTCTCGATTACCAGAGAAATCTCGACAAAAGAATCATAGACTCTTCTGCGCAATAG
- a CDS encoding DUF2961 domain-containing protein — protein sequence MRIDSSHTVMPESGSLSSLAAVIPGRTYRSSSSAAEWRNTNEDARVIEPGQTLEIANLQGPGVINHIWSTMVIGELFHPRLLVIRMYWDGSQHPSVECPLGDFFGVGFGLERDLHSKPINVGSHGRARNCYWKMPFRESARITITNEGRKAISPFFWYVDWQQVPSLPDNAAYFHAMYRQEHPARPGNYVVADIEGEGQYVGTLLNIHQKQGSWWGEGDDFFFIDGEKEPSLRGTGSEDYLCDAWGVRLSSYPEYGTSVFEYNAPDSRTSSYRWHISDPVSFDKSLRFEIEHKGVVFDEKGELITHFGERDDDFSSVAFWYQRQIHKPFPPLPPAYDRIRHDPDNVIEAESLLENITVRGGKAQIQYGPWSGARQVRSDTAEPGQELELEFEVEKAGLYTLSFYLTKATNYGIYTAYVNGNAAGKPMDLYTESFHTRGFILPNQNLAAGKNKLTLRNTGKNGASTGYGIGIDCIVAEKKQ from the coding sequence ATGCGTATTGATTCTTCCCATACAGTCATGCCTGAGAGCGGTAGTCTTTCGTCTTTGGCAGCAGTCATTCCAGGCAGGACTTACCGTTCATCTTCAAGCGCCGCAGAATGGAGAAATACCAACGAAGACGCACGGGTTATTGAGCCCGGCCAGACCCTTGAGATTGCGAATCTCCAGGGTCCGGGCGTTATAAACCATATCTGGTCAACAATGGTAATCGGCGAGTTGTTCCACCCGCGGCTTCTTGTGATACGCATGTATTGGGATGGTTCGCAGCACCCGTCTGTAGAGTGCCCGCTGGGTGATTTTTTCGGCGTGGGGTTTGGTCTTGAACGTGACCTGCACAGCAAGCCGATAAATGTAGGCTCGCACGGCCGCGCACGCAACTGCTACTGGAAGATGCCGTTCCGCGAATCCGCACGTATAACGATCACCAACGAGGGGCGCAAAGCAATATCGCCGTTTTTCTGGTATGTTGACTGGCAGCAGGTACCGAGTCTGCCGGACAACGCGGCCTACTTCCATGCGATGTATCGACAGGAACACCCTGCCCGCCCGGGTAATTATGTTGTCGCGGATATCGAGGGCGAGGGCCAGTATGTCGGAACGCTCCTCAATATTCATCAAAAACAGGGGTCATGGTGGGGTGAAGGTGATGACTTCTTTTTTATTGATGGCGAGAAAGAGCCGTCTCTCAGGGGCACCGGCAGCGAGGATTACCTCTGTGATGCCTGGGGTGTCCGCCTGTCATCGTATCCTGAGTACGGCACGAGTGTGTTTGAATACAATGCCCCCGATTCGCGGACAAGTTCTTACCGCTGGCATATTTCCGATCCGGTATCGTTTGACAAATCGCTGCGGTTTGAGATAGAGCACAAAGGTGTGGTCTTTGACGAGAAGGGTGAGCTGATAACTCATTTCGGCGAGCGGGATGATGATTTCTCTTCTGTTGCATTCTGGTACCAGCGGCAAATACATAAGCCGTTTCCGCCGCTGCCGCCGGCATACGATCGCATCCGTCATGACCCTGATAATGTCATTGAAGCCGAATCGTTACTGGAAAATATAACAGTTCGCGGCGGTAAAGCCCAGATCCAATACGGCCCGTGGAGCGGCGCAAGACAGGTCAGAAGCGATACTGCTGAGCCGGGCCAGGAACTTGAGCTGGAATTTGAAGTTGAAAAAGCCGGCTTATATACCTTGTCTTTCTACCTGACCAAGGCAACCAATTACGGCATATACACCGCTTACGTCAACGGCAATGCGGCTGGTAAGCCCATGGACCTCTACACCGAGAGTTTTCATACAAGAGGCTTTATATTGCCAAACCAGAACCTCGCCGCTGGGAAAAACAAGCTCACATTGCGCAATACAGGCAAAAACGGCGCCTCGACAGGCTACGGAATCGGTATTGACTGTATTGTCGCGGAGAAAAAGCAATAG
- a CDS encoding superoxide dismutase [Ni] has protein sequence MRKFLRRKHTIYFVAGAAAVFLAASYVHSHCQIPCGIYGDDTRFEIMSEHIDTIEKSMKMIDELSAKKEKDMNQIVRWVTNKEDHAAQLSEIITYYFMAQRIKPVSTAQNDAQKELYTKQVTLLHEMLVTTMQTKQSTDLTLIPKLRGQLHDFSHLYNEKAE, from the coding sequence ATGAGAAAATTTTTGAGAAGAAAACACACGATCTATTTTGTTGCCGGCGCTGCGGCAGTATTTTTAGCCGCATCTTACGTACATTCACATTGCCAGATACCGTGCGGCATCTACGGCGATGACACAAGGTTTGAAATCATGTCAGAGCACATTGACACGATCGAGAAGTCAATGAAGATGATAGACGAGCTCTCGGCAAAAAAAGAGAAAGACATGAACCAGATTGTCCGCTGGGTTACCAATAAAGAAGACCACGCCGCCCAGTTGAGCGAAATAATAACATATTATTTCATGGCACAGCGTATAAAGCCCGTTTCGACTGCCCAGAACGATGCGCAGAAAGAGCTTTATACAAAACAGGTTACGCTGCTGCATGAGATGCTGGTAACCACAATGCAGACCAAGCAGTCAACCGATTTGACGTTGATTCCAAAACTGCGCGGCCAGCTCCATGATTTCAGTCATCTGTACAACGAAAAAGCTGAATGA
- a CDS encoding mechanosensitive ion channel family protein, whose amino-acid sequence MLYYLTHGLFFYIAGIILAAAIGVYFVFKRLKNLEESRKETLSKRVAATFDVRFNKKIGRGKFKEQRLNSLESRFSITRRAILVLIAGTALIAVLTPIIGTYSPTLISVIVACVSVVIGIAARPFIENMICGLVLCFGKLAKIGDIVLVDGEYGTIEDVTLTHCILRRWDWLRYVVPNSLMMNKEFVNYSLIDNYRWVYVEFWIDNSQDLDIVEQIAKDSPNGSSYFSGNETPRFWVTELTPQAAKCMVVAWATTAADGWMLSIDIRKNLLRELHKHGIKTHLQNINIEEKQNELKQEKAIDNS is encoded by the coding sequence ATGCTTTATTATCTGACACACGGTTTGTTCTTCTACATTGCCGGCATAATACTGGCGGCGGCAATAGGCGTTTACTTCGTCTTCAAGCGGCTCAAAAACCTTGAAGAATCAAGGAAAGAGACGCTGTCAAAACGTGTCGCGGCTACGTTCGATGTGCGGTTCAACAAGAAGATCGGCAGAGGCAAGTTCAAAGAACAGAGGCTCAACAGTCTCGAGAGCCGTTTCAGCATCACGCGCCGGGCGATTCTTGTACTGATAGCCGGAACCGCCCTGATAGCGGTTCTGACACCAATTATCGGGACGTATTCGCCAACGCTTATCTCTGTGATAGTAGCGTGTGTTTCGGTGGTTATCGGTATCGCCGCCAGGCCGTTCATAGAGAATATGATATGCGGACTTGTACTGTGCTTTGGCAAACTTGCCAAAATCGGCGACATTGTACTGGTTGACGGCGAATACGGAACAATCGAGGACGTAACCCTGACACACTGCATACTCAGGCGGTGGGACTGGCTGCGGTATGTGGTGCCAAACTCGCTGATGATGAACAAGGAATTCGTGAACTACTCGCTCATCGACAATTACCGCTGGGTATATGTTGAGTTCTGGATAGACAACAGCCAGGACCTGGATATTGTCGAGCAAATCGCCAAAGATTCACCCAACGGCAGCAGCTACTTTTCCGGTAATGAAACGCCGCGATTCTGGGTAACCGAGCTTACCCCCCAGGCGGCAAAATGTATGGTAGTTGCATGGGCGACTACTGCCGCGGACGGCTGGATGCTCAGTATTGATATAAGAAAAAATCTGCTAAGAGAGCTGCACAAACACGGCATAAAGACGCATCTGCAGAATATAAACATAGAAGAAAAGCAAAATGAATTAAAACAGGAGAAGGCAATTGACAATTCTTGA
- the ablA gene encoding lysine 2,3-aminomutase, translating into MKLSESQQSIIDNIDEHTTSTHWRDWKWQIKHCIHDLETFQELLGIELPDQMKDAFKHTVQKFPMSITPYYLSLINTDDIENDPVFRQSFPSPLEMMITKSDMADPLHEDKDSPVPGITHRYPDRVLFLVSNMCAMYCRHCTRKRQVGDVDSIPDKEQMLKGIEYIKNTPQVRDVLLSGGDPFLLSDEKLDWILGELRKIDHVEIVRIGTRTPVVLPYRITEDLVKVIRKHHPVWINTHFNHPREITNSSRAALARMADAGIPLGNQSVLLAGVNDCPRIMKALVQKLAYNRVRPYYLYQCDLSEGLTHFRTPVGKGIEILEGLIGHTSGFCVPTYVIDAPGGGGKIPVMPNYLISWSTNKVVLRNYEGVITTYKEPDSYEPIFCDRNCEKCDLQLELGDASEFKSVGIEKLLGDHDKTISLVPESNDRYDRRND; encoded by the coding sequence ATGAAATTAAGCGAATCACAGCAAAGTATTATTGACAATATTGATGAACACACCACCAGCACGCACTGGCGTGACTGGAAATGGCAGATCAAACACTGTATTCATGACCTGGAGACGTTTCAGGAACTTCTGGGTATAGAACTGCCCGATCAGATGAAGGATGCGTTCAAACATACTGTGCAAAAGTTCCCCATGTCAATCACTCCGTATTATCTTTCACTGATAAATACAGATGATATCGAGAATGACCCTGTATTCAGGCAGTCGTTCCCGTCACCGCTGGAGATGATGATAACAAAATCAGACATGGCAGACCCTCTGCACGAGGACAAAGACAGCCCCGTACCGGGGATTACACACAGGTATCCTGACAGGGTGCTCTTCCTTGTGAGTAACATGTGTGCGATGTACTGCCGCCACTGTACGCGTAAACGCCAGGTCGGCGATGTTGACTCGATACCCGACAAGGAGCAGATGCTCAAGGGGATTGAGTACATAAAAAATACGCCTCAGGTGCGTGACGTTCTCTTGAGCGGCGGGGATCCGTTCCTGCTTTCAGACGAGAAACTTGACTGGATACTCGGTGAGCTTCGCAAGATTGATCACGTTGAGATTGTCAGAATCGGCACACGTACACCCGTGGTACTGCCTTACCGTATAACAGAGGATCTGGTTAAGGTGATCAGAAAACATCACCCCGTCTGGATTAACACACACTTTAACCATCCGCGTGAGATTACAAACTCCTCGAGAGCGGCACTTGCAAGGATGGCGGATGCCGGAATTCCTCTGGGCAACCAGTCCGTGCTTCTTGCCGGCGTAAATGACTGCCCGAGAATCATGAAGGCTCTCGTTCAAAAACTGGCTTATAACCGTGTCAGGCCGTACTATCTGTACCAATGCGACCTGTCGGAAGGCCTGACCCATTTCAGGACACCGGTAGGCAAGGGTATTGAGATACTTGAAGGCCTTATCGGCCATACAAGCGGATTCTGCGTACCGACCTATGTTATAGACGCACCGGGCGGCGGCGGAAAAATCCCCGTTATGCCAAACTACCTGATTTCATGGTCAACCAACAAGGTTGTACTGCGAAACTATGAAGGCGTTATTACAACTTACAAAGAACCCGATTCTTATGAACCGATCTTCTGCGACAGAAACTGTGAGAAATGCGACCTACAGCTCGAGCTGGGCGATGCCAGTGAGTTCAAGTCCGTCGGCATAGAGAAACTGCTTGGCGACCACGACAAAACTATATCCCTTGTACCCGAATCAAATGACAGATATGACCGCAGAAACGACTAA
- a CDS encoding LapA family protein codes for MKNINIKAVVLAVIAILAIIIIFQNRASVETKILFVSFQMPRFILLVLTFLLGFTAGVIALMKVNRGRSKSIEDKKDK; via the coding sequence ATGAAAAATATAAACATAAAAGCGGTAGTGCTGGCGGTCATAGCGATTCTGGCGATAATTATCATCTTCCAGAACAGAGCATCTGTTGAAACGAAAATTCTGTTCGTCAGCTTTCAGATGCCCCGGTTTATTCTGCTTGTGCTGACTTTCCTGCTTGGATTCACGGCCGGTGTAATCGCCTTGATGAAGGTAAACCGCGGCAGGAGCAAGTCAATTGAAGACAAAAAAGATAAATAG
- the ablB gene encoding putative beta-lysine N-acetyltransferase, with translation MTEEKQRDKTENFHDALIQHGPLSQRIYLMKLGDAEPESLIPAMQELAEKNAYTKIFAKVAKKDAEKFLNSGYEKEAEIPGFYNGKDAGMFLAKYLSDQRRNEKDIEDIEKVMELAQEKIRGGVTPFLPGDVILRWCIPEDAEVMSQIYKKVFDSYPFPIDNPDYLIETMREHIVYFGIEIEGKLVSLASSEMDKTAENVEMTDFATLPEYRGRSFAVRLLKYMESQMKTHGIKTAYTIARAVSAGMNITFAKSGYHYAGRLKSNTNISGSIESMNVWYKNL, from the coding sequence ATGACTGAAGAAAAACAACGCGATAAGACAGAAAATTTCCATGATGCCCTTATCCAGCACGGCCCGCTAAGCCAAAGAATATATCTGATGAAACTCGGCGACGCCGAACCGGAATCCCTGATACCGGCAATGCAGGAACTGGCTGAAAAAAACGCATACACCAAGATATTCGCCAAGGTTGCCAAAAAAGACGCCGAAAAATTCCTCAACAGCGGCTATGAAAAAGAAGCCGAAATACCAGGCTTTTATAACGGCAAAGACGCGGGGATGTTTCTGGCAAAATACCTCAGCGACCAGCGAAGGAACGAAAAAGATATAGAAGATATCGAAAAGGTCATGGAGCTTGCACAGGAGAAAATCCGCGGCGGTGTAACGCCGTTTCTTCCCGGGGACGTAATCCTGAGATGGTGCATCCCCGAAGACGCCGAGGTTATGAGCCAGATTTACAAAAAGGTGTTCGACTCCTACCCGTTCCCGATAGACAACCCTGATTATCTGATCGAGACAATGCGGGAGCATATTGTTTACTTCGGGATTGAGATCGAGGGCAAACTCGTTTCGCTTGCCTCTTCCGAGATGGACAAGACGGCGGAGAATGTGGAGATGACCGACTTTGCCACGCTGCCCGAATACCGCGGCAGAAGTTTCGCCGTGCGGCTGCTAAAATACATGGAAAGCCAGATGAAAACCCACGGCATAAAAACCGCCTACACAATAGCAAGAGCGGTTTCGGCGGGCATGAACATCACATTCGCCAAATCAGGCTACCACTATGCCGGCAGGCTCAAAAGCAACACGAACATCTCCGGCAGTATCGAGAGCATGAACGTATGGTATAAAAACCTTTGA
- a CDS encoding DUF6768 family protein, producing the protein MEKEQNQNIDDFSLVQIFRDFYCKKMESIVVITYLYSIVFIGLLIFFAVRFSCAQTTKGQILYAALIVIMVQAMSVMKVFAFGFIHRNAIFRRLDRIEKQLLEKE; encoded by the coding sequence ATGGAAAAAGAGCAAAATCAAAATATCGATGATTTTTCACTTGTGCAGATATTCCGGGATTTCTACTGCAAAAAGATGGAATCCATCGTTGTTATCACCTATCTATACTCGATAGTGTTTATCGGCCTGCTCATCTTTTTCGCTGTCAGGTTCTCCTGTGCCCAGACAACCAAAGGCCAGATTCTCTATGCCGCACTGATAGTGATTATGGTGCAGGCCATGAGCGTAATGAAGGTTTTTGCGTTTGGGTTTATCCACAGAAACGCGATATTCAGGCGGCTTGACCGTATCGAAAAGCAGCTCCTGGAAAAAGAGTGA
- a CDS encoding sodium:solute symporter family protein produces the protein MTILDYLIFALYMAGVLAIGFYHFRKNKSTEDYYVGSRNIKASHVGLSIVATDVGGGFSIGLGGVGFMMGLAGTWLLFTGLVGAWLTAVFVIPRIKAIDADKNFFTYPDFLRNRYNGKVALLAAIISGIGYLGFTGAQLLAGAKLASATILPKSPFGMDPILFALLVIAVVTILYTVVGGLKAVIYTDTIQWVILLSGLIFVTIPVTLFKIGGISALTETLPKEYFSLGNITAVKFINWMVTIIPIWLIGMTLYQRMYACKDEKQAKRAWYIAGIFEYPIMSFTGVFLGMCARVVFPEAEAEMALPMLVRDILPIGVTGIVIASYFSAIMSTADSCLMASSGNFVNDVIERYFIKNISAKGSMRLSMLATLIIGATAVIMAAQFEMVLDAILYAYAFMVSGLFVPTLGAYFWKKSSCAGAFAGMISGGVLTLLLLTKTIALPGSLARIGLDASFYGIVLSAAFFIVFSLTMPDKLKNEDKTIKNNEVNS, from the coding sequence TTGACAATTCTTGATTATCTTATATTTGCCCTTTATATGGCAGGGGTACTTGCGATTGGATTTTATCATTTCCGAAAAAATAAAAGTACCGAAGACTATTACGTCGGCAGCCGCAACATCAAAGCCTCGCATGTTGGACTCTCTATCGTTGCAACCGATGTAGGCGGCGGGTTTTCAATCGGCCTGGGCGGCGTGGGTTTTATGATGGGGCTTGCCGGAACTTGGCTGCTCTTCACTGGGCTTGTGGGCGCGTGGCTGACGGCAGTGTTCGTAATACCGAGGATAAAGGCAATTGATGCGGACAAGAATTTCTTTACGTATCCGGATTTTCTGCGAAACAGATATAACGGCAAGGTAGCACTGCTGGCGGCAATAATCTCAGGTATCGGCTATCTGGGCTTTACCGGAGCACAGCTTCTGGCGGGCGCTAAGCTGGCATCGGCTACGATCCTGCCAAAAAGCCCGTTCGGGATGGATCCTATCCTTTTCGCTCTGCTGGTTATCGCGGTGGTTACGATACTTTACACCGTAGTAGGCGGCTTAAAGGCGGTAATATATACCGATACGATACAGTGGGTAATCCTGCTCAGCGGACTGATATTTGTTACCATACCTGTTACTCTGTTCAAGATCGGCGGCATAAGCGCGCTGACAGAAACGCTGCCCAAAGAATACTTTTCTCTGGGCAACATAACCGCTGTTAAATTCATAAACTGGATGGTCACCATCATACCTATTTGGCTGATAGGCATGACCCTTTACCAGCGGATGTACGCATGCAAAGACGAGAAGCAGGCAAAAAGAGCCTGGTATATCGCCGGCATATTTGAATATCCGATAATGTCGTTTACCGGCGTGTTTCTGGGTATGTGCGCCCGGGTGGTTTTCCCGGAGGCCGAAGCCGAGATGGCACTGCCTATGCTGGTGCGGGACATTCTGCCTATAGGCGTTACCGGAATTGTAATAGCGTCTTATTTTTCCGCGATTATGTCAACGGCGGACAGCTGTCTGATGGCATCGTCGGGCAACTTCGTAAACGACGTTATTGAGAGGTATTTCATAAAGAACATCTCCGCGAAAGGCTCTATGCGGCTCTCAATGCTGGCGACGCTGATTATCGGTGCCACCGCGGTTATTATGGCCGCACAGTTTGAGATGGTTCTTGACGCAATTCTCTACGCGTATGCGTTTATGGTCTCGGGGCTGTTTGTTCCGACACTCGGAGCGTATTTCTGGAAGAAATCGAGCTGCGCCGGCGCGTTTGCCGGCATGATATCCGGCGGCGTATTAACACTGCTGCTGCTTACAAAAACGATTGCACTGCCCGGGTCGCTTGCCCGAATCGGGCTTGATGCCAGTTTTTACGGGATTGTATTATCCGCGGCATTTTTTATCGTATTTTCGCTGACAATGCCGGACAAACTAAAAAATGAAGACAAAACCATTAAAAATAATGAGGTGAACTCGTGA
- a CDS encoding MarR family winged helix-turn-helix transcriptional regulator encodes MRKFLFKNILNNSEEASCEFFEECQVRILMSLRRIIHAVDIHSRKLNQNYQITAPQLICIHTLASEGKMTQSALSKSVNLSVSTINGIIDRLEKKGLVARIRDTVDRRKVFVKLTQEGQSLADSAPSLMQESFSDALRKLPELEQAAIAMSLERVVDLMEAKQFKSSEAGETETQLYQKKG; translated from the coding sequence ATGCGAAAGTTTTTATTTAAAAATATATTAAACAACTCAGAAGAAGCGTCTTGTGAGTTTTTCGAAGAATGCCAGGTCCGGATTCTGATGTCTCTGCGTCGGATAATCCACGCGGTGGATATCCATTCGCGCAAGCTGAATCAGAATTACCAGATCACAGCGCCGCAGCTTATCTGCATCCACACGCTGGCAAGCGAGGGCAAGATGACCCAATCGGCCCTGTCTAAGTCCGTAAATCTAAGCGTAAGCACGATTAACGGCATAATTGACAGGCTTGAGAAGAAGGGTCTTGTTGCCCGCATCAGAGATACGGTTGACCGTCGCAAGGTATTTGTCAAACTTACGCAAGAGGGCCAAAGCCTTGCGGATTCGGCACCGTCTCTTATGCAGGAAAGTTTCTCTGACGCTCTTCGCAAACTGCCGGAACTTGAGCAGGCGGCTATCGCAATGTCGCTTGAGCGTGTTGTAGATTTAATGGAAGCCAAACAGTTTAAAAGCTCAGAGGCCGGCGAAACTGAAACACAATTATATCAAAAAAAAGGATAG